The genomic interval GATTTTAATAAACATGCCCTTTGGATGGAAAGGCATTTTTATAGccaagtaaataattttttgtaccAAATAAATTCTGAGATAATTATAAGATGTAAtaaatatactatatataaaaGTCTCTATTAATATAACacgaaaaaaaatcaattttgcaGGCCATGCACAGTTAGTTTCTCATTAAGTAAATAATTTCTCTATTATGATGGGagcttattttgttttgtaataaaataaatatttattttgaggATTGCATTGAATATAATTGAATTGAAGCCATGAAAAAGGAATGGGGAACTTTGGAGAATAAAAGGAAGAACAGGgaccttaaaataataattggaaaataaataaagaaagagttGGTATAGgatagaaaaaagaagagggaaCTAAGATGGAAATTGGAGGTTTCTTCtgcattcattatttttctgagtttctgtgttttgttctcttcttctcttcctttctaGCTTAACCCTTCCAAGCCAAGATATAAATAAGACaaattctcttcttttctctccacGGGTTGAACAACAAGAACCTTACAAAACCCTCTTTCTTTCTAGATCTGTAGGAATTCCCAACCCTTTCGGCTCCGATTTTCATTTCACCGGACAAAACCAAACCCTAACCCTTTCTTGCTGTATGATATCAGATTGAGACGTAGTTTTCGTGTTAATTTGTAAATTCTTTCGGTAGTTTAGGTTAGATTGAGTTTCTTGGGTTTTGAATCGGAGAGATgaaccaccaccacaacaacagAGCGAGGTACCCTCCCGGAATGGGGCTTGGGAGAGGAGGTTTCCATCCGAACGTCGGCCACAACCCCAACCTCAACCAGAACCCCGGCCTGAACCAGAATCAGGGGTTTCAGCCTCGGCCGTCGTACCAGCAACAGCCACATTACGTGCAGAGGCATTTGATGCAACAGccacagcagcagcagcagtggCTGAGAAGAGACGCCAATGCCGTCGACGAGGTCGAAAAGACCGTGCAGTCTGAAGCCGTGGATTCGAGGTTCGTGTGTTGTCATTTTTGTTATTTGGCCTCAATTTTTGTTGTGTTGTAATTAGGGTTCGAGTTGAAGTGCTGTCTTTGTTGTTTCTTGTTGGTTCTTTATGGTTTATTGTGGTGTTTCTGCAATGTGCTTGCTTGATGATGTTTGTTGTTCCAATGGTGGCCTGAATTGTTACCGTTGTGCATTGTTCTGTACTGTTAGATAGCCACTATAGTGCTATTGTGTTGTTGAGTTTTTGGGAACCATGATTGTGGCTGTTGTGGATGTTGTGTTTGCAGCATACGTCCTGCATCCTCTTGTCATCTTCAACAAGGCTCTGGCCTGTGAAACTTTTgagtaatattatttcaattttatttgcaTGCAACattagtttgatttttattttctatacaaACATAATTGtgtatatgtatattatttCAGCCACTAAGTGAATGTGACTTGTGGTATTTGCCCACTATGTGTGGTGGATTATTGGTTTTCGGCAATATTATGCATTTGATAACAATGGTATTGCTGgaacttttattcttttagtgTGTCTAGATCAGAGATCCCTTTGTCTGTTCAGCCTGATCATGAAGTTTTGTTCCCAGCCTTCTTTCCATGTTTCTGCCTGTGTTCTTTTCAGAACTGAATTGTTCAtcatttttactttgttttgcatGATTCATTGTCTGTTCGGTCAACCCTCTGAATTTTTTTACTAGAGTGAACAACTCATCATAAGAGGAATTGACATCAATgatctatttttatttggtaaGACAATTTTGTTACCCTTAGAAGTTGTCACCACTTTCCTTTTTCTATAGGCAATTGGTGTACTTCTTATTCATTTATGCTTGTTAGATACTTGTtttcatatatagttttttcaTTAACTTTCAGCATTATCACTAATGCATGTGTCCTAAACTTTATCATTGAAACTTTGGTCAGTGATTTGGAATTTGAATCTTGAAAATTGACTAAGAGGAAAACAGTGACTGCACAAACTTAGCCCTATGTATGGTCCCTCACCAAAAAGAGATGCAGCCATTTTCTATTTCAAATGTGGTCTGAATTGGTGTCTCAGAATTGAATTAAACGACATAACCtgttatacaattttaataatgatatttggAAAATGTATTATTGTGTATATGTTTtatggtaaaaaatatttaaaccgTTAGTATATTAATGACAGAGTTATTCTCGTGATATTATTGGTTTACAATAGGTTATCACAATGTgtgattgttttcttttactactagatgaaattattttttttgggttCTGTTATTCCAAAAGAAAAGTGTTCTCATGTTaccatcattttctttttttttcctgttagTTCACAAGATTGGAAAGCAAGACTCAAGATTCCACCAGCTGATACACGCTATAAGACTGAGGTAAGGTCATGGAATACCATCATGTTATACCTCAAGTTATTGGTTATGTATATTTTGCATGAATCACATCTTTGAGATCCTTGGTAACACCTTGGTTGTGATATTTCTAATTCTTACTTTTTGTTTCTGCACATTCTTGTTAGTATGGAGCTGTTTTtcatacattaatatattataaatgactGATGAAAATCATTCTTGTCATAGAATGTAACTGGCACAATATCAATGTATTCATGTCTTTTCTTAGTGCCTTGTACTCTATTAGACATTTGGTAATTTACTATCTGCTATTTAGAACACAATTGTACCTGTAAAATTTACAAACTACTTGAATCATTTATGTCTCGTGTAGAGATTGAGATGTATTTAGTTTTATTCCTTGTAAGTAGTGCAGTCAGTGGCATATACCCTTAATGTTATATTTCTGAGTGTTATGTTATTAgattttacatatatttcatatattcgAAAGGTATAGTAAAATTATACCATTCACAGATCAGTCATTTTAGCTACTATGATTGTGGGGTTTGTCTTTATTAACTTTTCTTACATATTTACATGCTAGTCTTGATCTGCTTCATTTTTTCTCTCCAGGATGTAACAGCAACAAAAGGAAATGAATTTGAGGATTACTTTTTGAAGCGTGAGCTGCTCATGGGGATATATGAGAAGGGTTTTGAAAGGCCTTCTCCCATCCAAGAAGAAAGCATTCCAATTGCTCTTACTGGCAGTGACATTCTTGCTAGGGCTAAAAATGGAACTGGCAAAACTGCTGCATTTTGCATTCCTGCGTTGGAAAAAATTGACCAAGATAATAATGTTATTCAAGGTTTGATCTGTTTCTCCAGTCCACAATTCTCATAACCTTGTTGAAAGAAATGTATATACTGATGTTTCAATTCAATAAGCATGTCCAGTAGCCTGTAGTTGATTGTAAGCAGTGTTCtactaaaaaaggaaaatgggATTGGCACTGGTAAGGGTCAGCTAGAGTCGCATTAACAAGCTGAGCAAGGGTGCATCGAGTTTGAACAttgttaaaataagaatttattgCTATACTCTTTATTCTCTACTAAAAGCTCTTTGTGTATAGACACAAGAGTTTGGAATTTCAACTAAACTAATGGATACCCTGTTTTGCCAAGTTGATTCCcttgaaaagttattttatatgaaGGACACAATTCGATTTTATTGCTATAGTTGAAAATAGTTGTGATATATGATTGTGGCATTGCTGAATCATGGTTTAATTGTGCATTATCTTTAGCTATTTCATAGTTGTTGACTATTTGAAGAAGCAAGATGATTGGCTTTACATGTTCTGAATGTTttctatgtattttttatgtccTGCAGTTGTTATATTGGTCCCAACCCGAGAACTGGCTTTGCAGACTTCTCAAGTGTGTAAAGAACTTGGAAAACACTTGAAAATTCAAGTTATGGTTACAACAGGTGGTACCAGCCTGAAAGATGATATAATGCGCTTATATCAACCAGTTCACTTACTAGTTGGAACTCCAGGAAGAATATTAGATCTTGCTAAGAAAGGTGTTTGTATTATGAAAGATTGCTCTATGCTTGTTATGGATgaggtaaatatatttaacctggATGACATTCGTCTATCAAATTTCTTTGAGAGTAATGAACAGTttgtaaatatttcatatttaaaaaggTTTAGGAAGTAGAAACTGAGAATAATGATTGAATGTCATTACACATGATCTGATGTGCAtgcatgttttaaatttttgttgaatcTCCTAAACATTGTCAAGCCGGTTGTAAAAGGAAATGCCTGTGTTAATTGATCTTCTcatttgtgttttaaatattgacaaaatatttttctcatccATCATTTGTGTATGTTCGTACTTTCTGTGGTATTTTTAaggtttatgttttttatttgttacagTTACTTATCTATGTGAAGCTTTACATACATAGCATTCTGTGTTTGTCAGGCTGATAAGCTTCTGTCCCCAGAGTTCCAACCTTCTATAGAGCAGCTGAttcattttcttccttcaaaCCGTCAAATCTTGATGTTTTCAGCAACATTTCCGGTTACTGTAAAGGATTTCAAAGATAGGTATCTTCGTAAACCTTATGTCATCAACCTTATGGATGAACTAACTTTGAAGGGTATTACGCAATATTATGCATTTGTGGAAGAGAGGCAGAAAGTCCATTGCTtaaatactctattttctaagGTTTGCTTTTTATTTGTTCTCTTGGTTTTCTTATATGCAGCCTGTGAAtatgttgatgatgttgatgtctTCTATTTCAGCTGCAAATAAACCAGTCTATCATTTTCTGCAACTCAGTGAATCGAGTAGAACTCCTTGCCAAGAAAATCACAGAACTTGGGTATTCATGTTTCTATATTCATGCAAAGATGTTGCAAGACCATCGTAACAGAGTGTTTCATGACTTCCGCAATGGTGCATGTCGAAATCTTGTTTGTACTGGTATGTTACTGATACTGTAGCACAACCCTAATAATGATCACATTTTTCTCTGTTGCATGTGAAGAATAGCTATCCTACCAGTTATGGTTATGTGCAACATTTGTTAGGTTTTGGTTGATTTCTTTTTTCggatattatattctgttttatTCTCAAAAGCAAATTTAGTTATCATTAATtgaataatctttatttttttggtgTTGTGCTCTTAAGTCGTGGTATATTAATTTCTGTGTTTAATCAAACTTTTGGTTAGATATTATGCTTTTACGTATATTGTAATGATTGAAGTTTTTCATGCTTCTTTATGTGAAACAATTGCAGATCTTTTTACTAGAGGAATAGACATTCAGGCAGTTAATgttgttattaattttgattttcccAAGAACTCAGAGACTTACTTGCACAGGGTATGTATAATTTGTGGTCACTTCTCTAACTCATTTTCTTGGATACTAGTTATCTGTAAATGATCTAAAGGGTGCTCTGTTGATGATAGGTTGGTCGTTCAGGGAGGTTTGGGCACCTTGGGTTGGCAGTGAACTTGATTACTTACGAGGATCGCtttaatttgtatgtaatttacatttgaatgattttttgaGATACTCGCTGTAGTTTCTGATGCATTTTTACTTTCGTTCAGATATAGGATTGAACAAGAACTTGGAACTGAAATAAAGCAGATTCCACCGCAAATTGATCAGGCAATTTATTGCCGGTAATTGGTTGTAAATACCAGGATTGTGTTTACAATTGTGGCTAATAGCAGTGGTGAGTgacatgatttttgttttccGTATTTATGATGCGAATTTTCTAAATCCAAACTAGAGCAAAATGTGGAAATAAATATGAACAATTTGAAGTCTAATAAGAGCAACTTTTCCAGGAAgacaaattatttctttatcGGAAAAGGACTTtcatattgtaattaatttctATCAAGGGTGACAAATCCGTTGTGATAAGCCAAAAATATGTGGGTGTTTTTTTTGTCGTGAAAATTCAGTTTTGGCGtatcttcatttttattaaattttgatcaaGTCTTTTTTTCTGGATACCTTGTATTAATTGTGGTATATGCCTGCTTGTTTTAGCTCAAATATGATTTGTAGCTGCTGTTGCTGATGCTGACGTTTGTATTTCTTACAGGTTAGTGTGACTGGGACACAAGCAGGTGCATGGGAGGATTTGCTAAGCTAGTGAATAGTGTATTATTGGACCCTGGCATGAGAGGATGCACTTTCAAAACTGGGTATTATTGGGCCCTTTATTGAGTGCTTTTCGATAATTCTGGTTTTGAGAGCCCTGAAACATTATTGGAACATTTTGAGTTTAGTTTTGGCTTTTAACTGCCAGATAGTGACTGGGTCCAGTTTGGGTTTCCGTTAATTACATTTGCAGATTATTGTCATTACATATTTCAGTACTCTAGTTTTATATTATGGTTTAGGGATGGATGATATACCTTGTTATGAACATGTCCCTTCCCAATCCTATTATGCTATCGGTCTGCAATTATGGTTTGTTTCTCTTATAAATTGTGGATTCTTAGCGTAGAAATCTCAAGCTGGGCATATGGTTCATGCTGGTGATGTTAATTGCCTGTCGCCAGGATTTTCATGGCCATTGCCGTTGAAGTCTTGAAGGCCTTACCAAGTTTCTGGAGCCTTTCTTTTTGGTTGTTTATAGTTTTACGTTGGGATCCTAATcgatttttaatttcttgagTTTTGAAGCCACATGGTACTCAAATGCTATCTGCTTAGTGGGTGGTTTCTTATATGTTCACGGATTTTTATACCCGTGGCACTGCTAGaatgcatattttcttttaggttcatttgttttttgtttaaagttttttCCTAAAACAATTACTATGTTTTGGCATGAAATCTATCAATGAAATGTTTTTTCCAAgtggttttaaaatattattacaagcTCGTAAAATTATGGGTGTTTTGTTTTAACTGTTATTGAgtgatttttattaaacatgtcTGAAGGCAATTTTTA from Vigna radiata var. radiata cultivar VC1973A chromosome 9, Vradiata_ver6, whole genome shotgun sequence carries:
- the LOC106774222 gene encoding DEAD-box ATP-dependent RNA helicase 8 encodes the protein MNHHHNNRARYPPGMGLGRGGFHPNVGHNPNLNQNPGLNQNQGFQPRPSYQQQPHYVQRHLMQQPQQQQQWLRRDANAVDEVEKTVQSEAVDSSSQDWKARLKIPPADTRYKTEDVTATKGNEFEDYFLKRELLMGIYEKGFERPSPIQEESIPIALTGSDILARAKNGTGKTAAFCIPALEKIDQDNNVIQVVILVPTRELALQTSQVCKELGKHLKIQVMVTTGGTSLKDDIMRLYQPVHLLVGTPGRILDLAKKGVCIMKDCSMLVMDEADKLLSPEFQPSIEQLIHFLPSNRQILMFSATFPVTVKDFKDRYLRKPYVINLMDELTLKGITQYYAFVEERQKVHCLNTLFSKLQINQSIIFCNSVNRVELLAKKITELGYSCFYIHAKMLQDHRNRVFHDFRNGACRNLVCTDLFTRGIDIQAVNVVINFDFPKNSETYLHRVGRSGRFGHLGLAVNLITYEDRFNLYRIEQELGTEIKQIPPQIDQAIYCR